In a single window of the Arachis hypogaea cultivar Tifrunner chromosome 6, arahy.Tifrunner.gnm2.J5K5, whole genome shotgun sequence genome:
- the LOC112695362 gene encoding protein PIR isoform X2 — translation MAVPVEEAIAALSTFSLDDEQPEVQGPGVWVSTERGATDSPIEYSDVSAYRLSLSEDTKALNQLNILTQEGKEMASVLYTYRSCVKALPQLPDSMKQSQADLYLETYQVLDLEMSRLREIQRWQASASSKLAADMQRFSRPERRINGPTISHLWSMLKLLDVLVQLDHLKNAKASIPNDFSWYKRTFTQVSGQWQDTDSMREELDDLQIFLSTRWAILLNLHVEMFRVNNVEDILQVLIVFVVESLELDFALLFPERHILLRVLPVLVVLVTSSEKDSESLYKRVKINRLINIFKNDVVIPAFPDLHLSPAAILKELSTYFPKFSSQTRLLTLPAPHELPPREAQEYQRHYLIINHIGAIRAEHDDFTIRFASAMNQLLLLKSTDGSDVDWSKEVKGNMYDMIVEGFQLLSRWTARIWEQCAWKFSRPCKDASPSFSDYEKVVRYNYTAEERRGLVELVSYIKSVGSMMQRCDTLVAEALWETIHAEVQDFVQNTLASMLRTTFRKKKDLSRILSDMRTLSADWMANTNKSESELQSSHHGGEESRANIFYPRAVAPTAAQVHCLQFLIYEVVSGGNLRRPGGLFGNSGSEIPVNDLKQLETFFYKLGFFLHILDYSVTVATLTDLGFLWFREFYLESSRVIQFPIECSLPWMLVDCVLESPNSGLLESVLIPLDIYNDSAQQALVLLKQRFLYDEIEAEVDHCFDIFVSKLCETIFTYYKSWAASELLDPSFLFASDNAEKYSVQPIRLNMLLKMTRVKLLGRMINLRSLITERMNKVFRENIEFLFDRFECQDLCAIVEVEKLLDILKHSHELLSRDLSVDSFSLMLNEMQENISLVSFSSRLASQIWSEMQSDFLPNFILCNTTQRFIRSSKAVPVQKPSIPSAKPSFYCGTQDLNSAHQSFARLHSGFFGMPHMFSIVRLLGSRSLPWLIRALLDHISNKITLLEPMITGLQESLPKSIGLLPFDGGVTGCVRLVKEHLNWETKSELKAEVLHGIKEIGSVLYWMGLLDIVLREIDTKNFMQTAPWLGLLPGADGQILTTQDSGDSPVVSLFKSTAAAMVSYPGCPSPTSFHIMSKQAEAADLLYKANLNTGSVLEYALAFTSAALDKYCSKWSAAPKTGFIDITISKDFYRIYSGLQIGYLEESAEVSSNSHERLGDSVAWGGCTIIYLLGQQLHFELFDFSYQILNIAEVEAASVIQTHKNSHFAMQGWEVLLEAMKKARRLNNHVFSMLKARCPLEEKTACAIKQSGAPLHRIKFENTVSAFETLPQKGS, via the exons CATCAGCTTCATCAAAG TTAGCTGCTGATATGCAACGTTTTTCTCGGCCTGAGCGACGCATTAATGGCCCTACAATATCTCATTTGTG GTCTATGTTGAAGTTACTTGATGTTTTGGTGCAACTTGATCATCTTAAAAATGCTAAGGCAAGCATACCTAATGACTTTTCTTGGTATAAAAG AACTTTCACACAAGTCAGCGGTCAGTGGCAAGACACTGATTCAATGAGGGAAGAGTTGGATGATTTACAG ATTTTCTTGAGCACAAGATGGGCTATCTTGTTGAACCTGCATGTTGAGATGTTCCGTGTGAACAA TGTGGAAGACATTCTTCAAGTACTTATAGTCTTTGTTGTAGAGTCTCTGGAGTTGGACTTTGCACTTCTCTTTCCAGAGCGCCACATACTCTTGCGTGTCTTGCCTGTTCTTGTAGTCCTAGTGACATCATCAGAGAAAGATAGCGAGTCTCTGTACAAGAGGGTGAAAATCAACAGACTGATCAATATATTTAAG AATGATGTGGTCATTCCTGCATTTCCAGATCTGCATCTGTCTCCTGCTGCAATTTTGAAGGAATTATCAAcatattttccaaaattttcttcCCAAACTCGACTTCTTACCCTTCCagcacctcatgaacttccacctcgtGAGGCACAAGAATATC AGAGACATTATCTGATCATCAATCATATTGGAGCAATTCGTGCTGAGCATGATGATTTCACAATTCGTTTTGCTTCAGCAATGAATCAG CTTTTGTTGTTGAAGTCAACTGATGGCTCTGATGTTGATTGGAGCAAAGAAGTAAAGGGTAACATGTATGATATGATTGTTGAAGGTTTTCAGCTATTAAGCAGATGGACTGCACGCATCTGGGAACAATGTGCTTGGAAGTTTTCTCGACCATGCAAGGATGCATCCCCATCATTCTCAGACTATGAAAAG GTTGTACGATATAATTACACTGCAGAAGAAAGGAGAGGACTGGTTGAACTTGTAAGCTACATAAAGAGTGTTGGATCTATGATGCAGCGGTGTGATACACTGGTTGCTGAGGCTTTATGGGAAACAATACATGCTGAGGTTCAAGACTTCGTCCAAAACACATTAGCTTCTATGTTACGGACTACTTTTAGAAAGAAGAAGGACCTGTCTAG GATTCTTTCGGATATGAGGACCCTTTCAGCTGATTGGATGGCTAATACAAACAAGTCTGAATCCGAGTTACAGTCCTCACACCATGGAGGTGAAGAAAGTAGAGCAAACATATTTTATCCAAGGGCAGTTGCCCCTACCGCCGCTCAG GTGCACTGCTTGCAATTCTTAATATATGAGGTGGTTTCTGGTGGTAACCTACGGAGGCCTGGCGGACTCTTTGGTAACAGTGGCTCAGAAATTCCAGTTAATGATTTAAAACAGCTGGAGACTTTTTTTTACAAGCTTggttttttccttcatattttggACTACTCAG TGACAGTTGCAACATTGACAGATCTTGGTTTCTTATGGTTTAGGGAATTTTATTTAGAGTCTTCGCGAGTAATTCAG TTTCCAATTGAATGTTCTCTTCCATGGATGTTGGTGGATTGTGTCCTTGAATCACCAAATTCTGGTCTTCTTGAGAGtgttttgattccactagatatcTATAATGATTCAGCTCAGCAAGCATTGGTGTTGCTGAAGCAACGATTTCTGTATGATGAAATTGAAGCTGAG GTGGATCATTGTTTTGATATATTTGTTTCGAAATTGTGTGAAACCATTTTCACATATTACAAAAGTTGGGCAGCAAG TGAATTGCTTGATCCTTCCTTCCTCTTTGCCTCAGACAATGCAGAAAAGTATTCTGTGCAGCCTATAAGGCTCAATATGCTGTTGAAAATGACTAGAGTGAAG TTGCTCGGAAGGATGATTAATTTGCGAAGTTTGATCACCGAACGGATGAACAAAGTTTTCCGTGAAAATATTGAGTTTCTGTTTGATCGATTTGAGTGTCAGGATCTGTGTGCCATAGTG GAAGTAGAGAAGCTACTGGATATCCTAAAACATTCACACGAACTACTGTCGAGAGATCTTTCTGTTGACTCTTTCAGTTTGATGTTGAATGAGATGCAGGAAAACATTTCTCTTGTTTCATTTTCTAGCCGACTGGCCTCACAG ATTTGGTCTGAGATGCAAAGTGATTTTTTGCCAAATTTCATCCTCTGCAACACCACTCAACGTTTTATCAGATCATCAAAGGCTGTTCCTGTTCAAAAGCCATCCATACCTTCTGCTAAGCCTAGTTTCTATTGTGGTACTCAA GATTTGAATTCTGCTCATCAAAGTTTTGCACGATTGCATAGTGGATTCTTTGGAATGCCTCACATGTTTTCTATTGTTCGACTTCTGGGATCCCGATCATTACCTTGGCTTATTAGGGCCCTTCTTGATCACATATCAAACAAG ATAACTTTGCTTGAACCAATGATCACAGGGTTACAAGAATCCTTACCTAAATCAATTGGACTTCTGCCTTTTGATGGAGGTGTGACAG GGTGTGTCAGACTTGTGAAAGAACATCTTAATTGGGAGACAAAATCAGAGCTGAAAGCTGAGGTTCTTCATGGCATAAAAGAGATTGGAAGTGTACTATACTGGATGGGGCTTCTAGATATTGTATTG AGAGAAATAGATACTAAGAATTTCATGCAAACTGCTCCTTGGCTGGGCTTACTTCCTGGAGCCGATGGACAAATATTAACTACTCAAGATAGTGGTGACAGCCCTGTTGTTAGTCTCTTTAAATCAACTGCTGCTGCGATGGTTTCATATCCTGGTTGCCCTTCTCCTACCTCTTTCCACATCATGTCAAAGCAAGCAGAAGCAGCAG ATCTTTTATACAAAGCTAACTTGAATACTGGAAGTGTCCTGGAGTATGCATTAGCTTTCACCAGTGCTGCATTAGATAAATATTGTAGTAAATGGAGTGCTGCGCCCAAGACAGGCTTCATTGATATTACAATTTCTAAAGATTTCTACAGAATATACAGTGGTCTCCAAATT GGATACTTGGAAGAGTCTGCAGAAGTGTCATCAAATAGTCATGAAAGGCTAGGAGATTCAGTTGCTTGGGGTGGATGCACTATAATATATTTGCTTGGGCAACAGCTACATTTCGAGCTCTTTGACTTTTCATATCAGATACTCAATATTGCAGAAGTAGAGGCTGCATCTGTCATACAAACACATAAGAACTCACACTTTGCTATGCAG GGATGGGAAGTCTTATTGGAAGCAATGAAAAAGGCAAGGAGATTAAATAACCATGTATTCTCCATGCTTAAAGCACGCTGTCCGCTTGAAGAAAAGACAGCCTGCGCTATTAAGCAAAGTGGTGCTCCATTGCATCGCATAAAATTTGAGAACACAGTATCTGCGTTTGAAACACTGCCGCAGAAAGGTTCATAA
- the LOC112695362 gene encoding protein PIR isoform X1 encodes MAVPVEEAIAALSTFSLDDEQPEVQGPGVWVSTERGATDSPIEYSDVSAYRLSLSEDTKALNQLNILTQEGKEMASVLYTYRSCVKALPQLPDSMKQSQADLYLETYQVLDLEMSRLREIQRWQASASSKLAADMQRFSRPERRINGPTISHLWSMLKLLDVLVQLDHLKNAKASIPNDFSWYKRTFTQVSGQWQDTDSMREELDDLQIFLSTRWAILLNLHVEMFRVNNVEDILQVLIVFVVESLELDFALLFPERHILLRVLPVLVVLVTSSEKDSESLYKRVKINRLINIFKNDVVIPAFPDLHLSPAAILKELSTYFPKFSSQTRLLTLPAPHELPPREAQEYQRHYLIINHIGAIRAEHDDFTIRFASAMNQLLLLKSTDGSDVDWSKEVKGNMYDMIVEGFQLLSRWTARIWEQCAWKFSRPCKDASPSFSDYEKVVRYNYTAEERRGLVELVSYIKSVGSMMQRCDTLVAEALWETIHAEVQDFVQNTLASMLRTTFRKKKDLSRILSDMRTLSADWMANTNKSESELQSSHHGGEESRANIFYPRAVAPTAAQVHCLQFLIYEVVSGGNLRRPGGLFGNSGSEIPVNDLKQLETFFYKLGFFLHILDYSVTVATLTDLGFLWFREFYLESSRVIQFPIECSLPWMLVDCVLESPNSGLLESVLIPLDIYNDSAQQALVLLKQRFLYDEIEAEVDHCFDIFVSKLCETIFTYYKSWAASELLDPSFLFASDNAEKYSVQPIRLNMLLKMTRVKLLGRMINLRSLITERMNKVFRENIEFLFDRFECQDLCAIVEVEKLLDILKHSHELLSRDLSVDSFSLMLNEMQENISLVSFSSRLASQIWSEMQSDFLPNFILCNTTQRFIRSSKAVPVQKPSIPSAKPSFYCGTQDLNSAHQSFARLHSGFFGMPHMFSIVRLLGSRSLPWLIRALLDHISNKITLLEPMITGLQESLPKSIGLLPFDGGVTGCVRLVKEHLNWETKSELKAEVLHGIKEIGSVLYWMGLLDIVLREIDTKNFMQTAPWLGLLPGADGQILTTQDSGDSPVVSLFKSTAAAMVSYPGCPSPTSFHIMSKQAEAADLLYKANLNTGSVLEYALAFTSAALDKYCSKWSAAPKTGFIDITISKDFYRIYSGLQIGYLEESAEVSSNSHERLGDSVAWGGCTIIYLLGQQLHFELFDFSYQILNIAEVEAASVIQTHKNSHFAMQGWEVLLEAMKKARRLNNHVFSMLKARCPLEEKTACAIKQSGAPLHRIKFENTVSAFETLPQKGS; translated from the exons CATCAGCTTCATCAAAG TTAGCTGCTGATATGCAACGTTTTTCTCGGCCTGAGCGACGCATTAATGGCCCTACAATATCTCATTTGTG GTCTATGTTGAAGTTACTTGATGTTTTGGTGCAACTTGATCATCTTAAAAATGCTAAGGCAAGCATACCTAATGACTTTTCTTGGTATAAAAG AACTTTCACACAAGTCAGCGGTCAGTGGCAAGACACTGATTCAATGAGGGAAGAGTTGGATGATTTACAG ATTTTCTTGAGCACAAGATGGGCTATCTTGTTGAACCTGCATGTTGAGATGTTCCGTGTGAACAA TGTGGAAGACATTCTTCAAGTACTTATAGTCTTTGTTGTAGAGTCTCTGGAGTTGGACTTTGCACTTCTCTTTCCAGAGCGCCACATACTCTTGCGTGTCTTGCCTGTTCTTGTAGTCCTAGTGACATCATCAGAGAAAGATAGCGAGTCTCTGTACAAGAGGGTGAAAATCAACAGACTGATCAATATATTTAAG AATGATGTGGTCATTCCTGCATTTCCAGATCTGCATCTGTCTCCTGCTGCAATTTTGAAGGAATTATCAAcatattttccaaaattttcttcCCAAACTCGACTTCTTACCCTTCCagcacctcatgaacttccacctcgtGAGGCACAAGA ATATCAGAGACATTATCTGATCATCAATCATATTGGAGCAATTCGTGCTGAGCATGATGATTTCACAATTCGTTTTGCTTCAGCAATGAATCAG CTTTTGTTGTTGAAGTCAACTGATGGCTCTGATGTTGATTGGAGCAAAGAAGTAAAGGGTAACATGTATGATATGATTGTTGAAGGTTTTCAGCTATTAAGCAGATGGACTGCACGCATCTGGGAACAATGTGCTTGGAAGTTTTCTCGACCATGCAAGGATGCATCCCCATCATTCTCAGACTATGAAAAG GTTGTACGATATAATTACACTGCAGAAGAAAGGAGAGGACTGGTTGAACTTGTAAGCTACATAAAGAGTGTTGGATCTATGATGCAGCGGTGTGATACACTGGTTGCTGAGGCTTTATGGGAAACAATACATGCTGAGGTTCAAGACTTCGTCCAAAACACATTAGCTTCTATGTTACGGACTACTTTTAGAAAGAAGAAGGACCTGTCTAG GATTCTTTCGGATATGAGGACCCTTTCAGCTGATTGGATGGCTAATACAAACAAGTCTGAATCCGAGTTACAGTCCTCACACCATGGAGGTGAAGAAAGTAGAGCAAACATATTTTATCCAAGGGCAGTTGCCCCTACCGCCGCTCAG GTGCACTGCTTGCAATTCTTAATATATGAGGTGGTTTCTGGTGGTAACCTACGGAGGCCTGGCGGACTCTTTGGTAACAGTGGCTCAGAAATTCCAGTTAATGATTTAAAACAGCTGGAGACTTTTTTTTACAAGCTTggttttttccttcatattttggACTACTCAG TGACAGTTGCAACATTGACAGATCTTGGTTTCTTATGGTTTAGGGAATTTTATTTAGAGTCTTCGCGAGTAATTCAG TTTCCAATTGAATGTTCTCTTCCATGGATGTTGGTGGATTGTGTCCTTGAATCACCAAATTCTGGTCTTCTTGAGAGtgttttgattccactagatatcTATAATGATTCAGCTCAGCAAGCATTGGTGTTGCTGAAGCAACGATTTCTGTATGATGAAATTGAAGCTGAG GTGGATCATTGTTTTGATATATTTGTTTCGAAATTGTGTGAAACCATTTTCACATATTACAAAAGTTGGGCAGCAAG TGAATTGCTTGATCCTTCCTTCCTCTTTGCCTCAGACAATGCAGAAAAGTATTCTGTGCAGCCTATAAGGCTCAATATGCTGTTGAAAATGACTAGAGTGAAG TTGCTCGGAAGGATGATTAATTTGCGAAGTTTGATCACCGAACGGATGAACAAAGTTTTCCGTGAAAATATTGAGTTTCTGTTTGATCGATTTGAGTGTCAGGATCTGTGTGCCATAGTG GAAGTAGAGAAGCTACTGGATATCCTAAAACATTCACACGAACTACTGTCGAGAGATCTTTCTGTTGACTCTTTCAGTTTGATGTTGAATGAGATGCAGGAAAACATTTCTCTTGTTTCATTTTCTAGCCGACTGGCCTCACAG ATTTGGTCTGAGATGCAAAGTGATTTTTTGCCAAATTTCATCCTCTGCAACACCACTCAACGTTTTATCAGATCATCAAAGGCTGTTCCTGTTCAAAAGCCATCCATACCTTCTGCTAAGCCTAGTTTCTATTGTGGTACTCAA GATTTGAATTCTGCTCATCAAAGTTTTGCACGATTGCATAGTGGATTCTTTGGAATGCCTCACATGTTTTCTATTGTTCGACTTCTGGGATCCCGATCATTACCTTGGCTTATTAGGGCCCTTCTTGATCACATATCAAACAAG ATAACTTTGCTTGAACCAATGATCACAGGGTTACAAGAATCCTTACCTAAATCAATTGGACTTCTGCCTTTTGATGGAGGTGTGACAG GGTGTGTCAGACTTGTGAAAGAACATCTTAATTGGGAGACAAAATCAGAGCTGAAAGCTGAGGTTCTTCATGGCATAAAAGAGATTGGAAGTGTACTATACTGGATGGGGCTTCTAGATATTGTATTG AGAGAAATAGATACTAAGAATTTCATGCAAACTGCTCCTTGGCTGGGCTTACTTCCTGGAGCCGATGGACAAATATTAACTACTCAAGATAGTGGTGACAGCCCTGTTGTTAGTCTCTTTAAATCAACTGCTGCTGCGATGGTTTCATATCCTGGTTGCCCTTCTCCTACCTCTTTCCACATCATGTCAAAGCAAGCAGAAGCAGCAG ATCTTTTATACAAAGCTAACTTGAATACTGGAAGTGTCCTGGAGTATGCATTAGCTTTCACCAGTGCTGCATTAGATAAATATTGTAGTAAATGGAGTGCTGCGCCCAAGACAGGCTTCATTGATATTACAATTTCTAAAGATTTCTACAGAATATACAGTGGTCTCCAAATT GGATACTTGGAAGAGTCTGCAGAAGTGTCATCAAATAGTCATGAAAGGCTAGGAGATTCAGTTGCTTGGGGTGGATGCACTATAATATATTTGCTTGGGCAACAGCTACATTTCGAGCTCTTTGACTTTTCATATCAGATACTCAATATTGCAGAAGTAGAGGCTGCATCTGTCATACAAACACATAAGAACTCACACTTTGCTATGCAG GGATGGGAAGTCTTATTGGAAGCAATGAAAAAGGCAAGGAGATTAAATAACCATGTATTCTCCATGCTTAAAGCACGCTGTCCGCTTGAAGAAAAGACAGCCTGCGCTATTAAGCAAAGTGGTGCTCCATTGCATCGCATAAAATTTGAGAACACAGTATCTGCGTTTGAAACACTGCCGCAGAAAGGTTCATAA
- the LOC112695362 gene encoding protein PIR isoform X4, which yields MGQLPDSMKQSQADLYLETYQVLDLEMSRLREIQRWQASASSKLAADMQRFSRPERRINGPTISHLWSMLKLLDVLVQLDHLKNAKASIPNDFSWYKRTFTQVSGQWQDTDSMREELDDLQIFLSTRWAILLNLHVEMFRVNNVEDILQVLIVFVVESLELDFALLFPERHILLRVLPVLVVLVTSSEKDSESLYKRVKINRLINIFKNDVVIPAFPDLHLSPAAILKELSTYFPKFSSQTRLLTLPAPHELPPREAQEYQRHYLIINHIGAIRAEHDDFTIRFASAMNQLLLLKSTDGSDVDWSKEVKGNMYDMIVEGFQLLSRWTARIWEQCAWKFSRPCKDASPSFSDYEKVVRYNYTAEERRGLVELVSYIKSVGSMMQRCDTLVAEALWETIHAEVQDFVQNTLASMLRTTFRKKKDLSRILSDMRTLSADWMANTNKSESELQSSHHGGEESRANIFYPRAVAPTAAQVHCLQFLIYEVVSGGNLRRPGGLFGNSGSEIPVNDLKQLETFFYKLGFFLHILDYSVTVATLTDLGFLWFREFYLESSRVIQFPIECSLPWMLVDCVLESPNSGLLESVLIPLDIYNDSAQQALVLLKQRFLYDEIEAEVDHCFDIFVSKLCETIFTYYKSWAASELLDPSFLFASDNAEKYSVQPIRLNMLLKMTRVKLLGRMINLRSLITERMNKVFRENIEFLFDRFECQDLCAIVEVEKLLDILKHSHELLSRDLSVDSFSLMLNEMQENISLVSFSSRLASQIWSEMQSDFLPNFILCNTTQRFIRSSKAVPVQKPSIPSAKPSFYCGTQDLNSAHQSFARLHSGFFGMPHMFSIVRLLGSRSLPWLIRALLDHISNKITLLEPMITGLQESLPKSIGLLPFDGGVTGCVRLVKEHLNWETKSELKAEVLHGIKEIGSVLYWMGLLDIVLREIDTKNFMQTAPWLGLLPGADGQILTTQDSGDSPVVSLFKSTAAAMVSYPGCPSPTSFHIMSKQAEAADLLYKANLNTGSVLEYALAFTSAALDKYCSKWSAAPKTGFIDITISKDFYRIYSGLQIGYLEESAEVSSNSHERLGDSVAWGGCTIIYLLGQQLHFELFDFSYQILNIAEVEAASVIQTHKNSHFAMQGWEVLLEAMKKARRLNNHVFSMLKARCPLEEKTACAIKQSGAPLHRIKFENTVSAFETLPQKGS from the exons CATCAGCTTCATCAAAG TTAGCTGCTGATATGCAACGTTTTTCTCGGCCTGAGCGACGCATTAATGGCCCTACAATATCTCATTTGTG GTCTATGTTGAAGTTACTTGATGTTTTGGTGCAACTTGATCATCTTAAAAATGCTAAGGCAAGCATACCTAATGACTTTTCTTGGTATAAAAG AACTTTCACACAAGTCAGCGGTCAGTGGCAAGACACTGATTCAATGAGGGAAGAGTTGGATGATTTACAG ATTTTCTTGAGCACAAGATGGGCTATCTTGTTGAACCTGCATGTTGAGATGTTCCGTGTGAACAA TGTGGAAGACATTCTTCAAGTACTTATAGTCTTTGTTGTAGAGTCTCTGGAGTTGGACTTTGCACTTCTCTTTCCAGAGCGCCACATACTCTTGCGTGTCTTGCCTGTTCTTGTAGTCCTAGTGACATCATCAGAGAAAGATAGCGAGTCTCTGTACAAGAGGGTGAAAATCAACAGACTGATCAATATATTTAAG AATGATGTGGTCATTCCTGCATTTCCAGATCTGCATCTGTCTCCTGCTGCAATTTTGAAGGAATTATCAAcatattttccaaaattttcttcCCAAACTCGACTTCTTACCCTTCCagcacctcatgaacttccacctcgtGAGGCACAAGA ATATCAGAGACATTATCTGATCATCAATCATATTGGAGCAATTCGTGCTGAGCATGATGATTTCACAATTCGTTTTGCTTCAGCAATGAATCAG CTTTTGTTGTTGAAGTCAACTGATGGCTCTGATGTTGATTGGAGCAAAGAAGTAAAGGGTAACATGTATGATATGATTGTTGAAGGTTTTCAGCTATTAAGCAGATGGACTGCACGCATCTGGGAACAATGTGCTTGGAAGTTTTCTCGACCATGCAAGGATGCATCCCCATCATTCTCAGACTATGAAAAG GTTGTACGATATAATTACACTGCAGAAGAAAGGAGAGGACTGGTTGAACTTGTAAGCTACATAAAGAGTGTTGGATCTATGATGCAGCGGTGTGATACACTGGTTGCTGAGGCTTTATGGGAAACAATACATGCTGAGGTTCAAGACTTCGTCCAAAACACATTAGCTTCTATGTTACGGACTACTTTTAGAAAGAAGAAGGACCTGTCTAG GATTCTTTCGGATATGAGGACCCTTTCAGCTGATTGGATGGCTAATACAAACAAGTCTGAATCCGAGTTACAGTCCTCACACCATGGAGGTGAAGAAAGTAGAGCAAACATATTTTATCCAAGGGCAGTTGCCCCTACCGCCGCTCAG GTGCACTGCTTGCAATTCTTAATATATGAGGTGGTTTCTGGTGGTAACCTACGGAGGCCTGGCGGACTCTTTGGTAACAGTGGCTCAGAAATTCCAGTTAATGATTTAAAACAGCTGGAGACTTTTTTTTACAAGCTTggttttttccttcatattttggACTACTCAG TGACAGTTGCAACATTGACAGATCTTGGTTTCTTATGGTTTAGGGAATTTTATTTAGAGTCTTCGCGAGTAATTCAG TTTCCAATTGAATGTTCTCTTCCATGGATGTTGGTGGATTGTGTCCTTGAATCACCAAATTCTGGTCTTCTTGAGAGtgttttgattccactagatatcTATAATGATTCAGCTCAGCAAGCATTGGTGTTGCTGAAGCAACGATTTCTGTATGATGAAATTGAAGCTGAG GTGGATCATTGTTTTGATATATTTGTTTCGAAATTGTGTGAAACCATTTTCACATATTACAAAAGTTGGGCAGCAAG TGAATTGCTTGATCCTTCCTTCCTCTTTGCCTCAGACAATGCAGAAAAGTATTCTGTGCAGCCTATAAGGCTCAATATGCTGTTGAAAATGACTAGAGTGAAG TTGCTCGGAAGGATGATTAATTTGCGAAGTTTGATCACCGAACGGATGAACAAAGTTTTCCGTGAAAATATTGAGTTTCTGTTTGATCGATTTGAGTGTCAGGATCTGTGTGCCATAGTG GAAGTAGAGAAGCTACTGGATATCCTAAAACATTCACACGAACTACTGTCGAGAGATCTTTCTGTTGACTCTTTCAGTTTGATGTTGAATGAGATGCAGGAAAACATTTCTCTTGTTTCATTTTCTAGCCGACTGGCCTCACAG ATTTGGTCTGAGATGCAAAGTGATTTTTTGCCAAATTTCATCCTCTGCAACACCACTCAACGTTTTATCAGATCATCAAAGGCTGTTCCTGTTCAAAAGCCATCCATACCTTCTGCTAAGCCTAGTTTCTATTGTGGTACTCAA GATTTGAATTCTGCTCATCAAAGTTTTGCACGATTGCATAGTGGATTCTTTGGAATGCCTCACATGTTTTCTATTGTTCGACTTCTGGGATCCCGATCATTACCTTGGCTTATTAGGGCCCTTCTTGATCACATATCAAACAAG ATAACTTTGCTTGAACCAATGATCACAGGGTTACAAGAATCCTTACCTAAATCAATTGGACTTCTGCCTTTTGATGGAGGTGTGACAG GGTGTGTCAGACTTGTGAAAGAACATCTTAATTGGGAGACAAAATCAGAGCTGAAAGCTGAGGTTCTTCATGGCATAAAAGAGATTGGAAGTGTACTATACTGGATGGGGCTTCTAGATATTGTATTG AGAGAAATAGATACTAAGAATTTCATGCAAACTGCTCCTTGGCTGGGCTTACTTCCTGGAGCCGATGGACAAATATTAACTACTCAAGATAGTGGTGACAGCCCTGTTGTTAGTCTCTTTAAATCAACTGCTGCTGCGATGGTTTCATATCCTGGTTGCCCTTCTCCTACCTCTTTCCACATCATGTCAAAGCAAGCAGAAGCAGCAG ATCTTTTATACAAAGCTAACTTGAATACTGGAAGTGTCCTGGAGTATGCATTAGCTTTCACCAGTGCTGCATTAGATAAATATTGTAGTAAATGGAGTGCTGCGCCCAAGACAGGCTTCATTGATATTACAATTTCTAAAGATTTCTACAGAATATACAGTGGTCTCCAAATT GGATACTTGGAAGAGTCTGCAGAAGTGTCATCAAATAGTCATGAAAGGCTAGGAGATTCAGTTGCTTGGGGTGGATGCACTATAATATATTTGCTTGGGCAACAGCTACATTTCGAGCTCTTTGACTTTTCATATCAGATACTCAATATTGCAGAAGTAGAGGCTGCATCTGTCATACAAACACATAAGAACTCACACTTTGCTATGCAG GGATGGGAAGTCTTATTGGAAGCAATGAAAAAGGCAAGGAGATTAAATAACCATGTATTCTCCATGCTTAAAGCACGCTGTCCGCTTGAAGAAAAGACAGCCTGCGCTATTAAGCAAAGTGGTGCTCCATTGCATCGCATAAAATTTGAGAACACAGTATCTGCGTTTGAAACACTGCCGCAGAAAGGTTCATAA